The following is a genomic window from Paramormyrops kingsleyae isolate MSU_618 unplaced genomic scaffold, PKINGS_0.4 ups158, whole genome shotgun sequence.
AAGAAACTACAAGGAATTCTAGTCAACAAAAACATGGCTGACTGGAACAGAGGTACGCGGCGCCACGTACTCCACTTTGTAATGACCTCTGATACTTCTTACCCGTATGTTTTTTACACGCCAAACACAATAGCGTCGCAGCAGAAATCTCTGTACAACTCTGGAGTTATTGTCTTGAGGTATTCGCAAATTGTTCGCTTTGTGTTATTAGATTGCTTGATAAAAAGGTAAAAATCGGGACATTTAGCTAGCTGTCCTAATGTATGGGAACGTTTCCTGGATGTCTGGCGAGAATTCATGTACTTTACTGTGCGTATTCGTGCTTAGGATATATTTTAGAAACTCGGCGCTAGTCTGGTGTCGTCGCTGATGAATATGTGAATTCCTGGGTTGCTGATAAAAGCGTCACATAAATAACCCATCTTTCGTGTTACTGTCAGTCACGAAAGCCATAATCCCTCATTCTGTGCATTACCAGGGCATGGCGCCGTGGACGATATGCTGGACGCGGAAAACCAGCTTTTGGCGGAGAACCTGGCTTCAAAAGTCTCCAGACTGAAATCCGTATGTACACCACATGTAGTCTTAGACGATACAGAGTTAATTGACAGTAATCACTATAATATCCTGTACTGCTGAACAGATGTTTTAAATACCTGAACGGTGTCCCGGTGCTGTCACCTAAGGTTTATGTATGTTTACTTTTCCTTTGTGACATTTAGCTAGCCTATGATATTGACAAGGACGCAGAAGAGCAGAACTCATATTTGGATGGCATGGTAAGTTAAAGCAATAAGGATCGCTAATGACAATTCAAGGTCCCCTTTACAACATAAAAAACATAATGGTGCTTTCTGTTTTAAGGGTTTttgagttttatttttgttttaagatTTTCATTGATAAATTGAAGCTTAATAAAACCCTTAAAGCAGAAAATACAATTCTGTAATGGGAACCTGGGACTTTCAAATAATACAATGAGAGTGGCAGTATTTTTATTACCCCTTGAGATTCTGGGTTTTTTGACAGATTAGAGAATTAATCTTTTGTTTTGAATACAAGCTAAATAAACACATATTtggaatatatgtatatataaatatttgtatatCCTACAATTCTCAGGTACCTAGGTGTTACTGTTGCAAAGATTCAGGCATCTGAAAATGGCCAACCAAGCATTTTTGTGAATAAAGGAAAAGTATCACTGAGTATCAAAAAAAAGTATCACTGATTTCAAGCCAGTGTAACTCAAACTATATGAGCTTGGCCAGAGAAATTCTGGGTTTTCCATGTTGGCCGAGGGGCAAATAAAATGCCAGAAATTTGTTGAGTTGAGCCAGAATGGCCCGTTATTGTAGCTGTGTTTGtgctgaaaacaaaaatataggTCACACTGAATTATTGTTTTGTGCTGCTGATATATACGGGAAAATCAGAGCATGTAAAGGCATCTCCAAAGTGTCTCTCAAGGCCCTAGCCCCAGGAGCCTCAGtgtgaagtgcttccacacaacTGATGGTTTCCGCTCATTATTTTCACCTTCATCTGCTATGCACCATCTCCATTCTGCCATACTGCTGAGTAATTGAGAAGGAAAACTTGAATTGATCTGTTTTAACAGTTGAGTAATCATGACAGCACTAATTGCAAATGGTTCCAGCACTAACCAGCTTAAGAGAgactttccttcctttttcttGAAAGGACTCCAACTTCCTGAGTGCCACTGGGCTCCTGACAGGAAGTGTGAAGAGGTTCTCCACTATGGTTCGATCTGGCAGGGACAACCGCAAGATCCTCTGTTATGTTTCTGTGGGACTGGTGCTGGTCTTCTTTCTTCTGTACTACCTGGTCACCAGGACCCAGACTTAAACACAGGAAAACGGGAATAAACTGTCCTTCATTCTATTGCGTACACGGGGCTATTTACTTTCTAGATGATATGAGAAGTGTCCTTCTCAGTGGATACTTGTCCTTCATTATTGTTCTTTTTATGACTGAGAAATTGCATTCAAGCCCCAGGAACAGAATGGCCAACAGGAATAAGAAGATTTTAATCCATTGAGGATTTCAGACAAATTTGTGCTGAGAATGACTCTGTTCCTTTTTAGGCCGTTGAACTCTCTGACGCAGAGTAGGAAAGGACTGAGTCCAGCTCCTGTGAAATACCCATTTTGATTGGGTTTCTCGAAGTGTCCTGCCAGTGGAATGCATGTTAAAAATAAGCCACCAGCAGTCCTGAGTGCTGCTTATTTGTCAAATCCTGGTTGTGAAATTTTAATATGCAGTCATCAGGAGAGGCTAATGCAGATCAGTCGGGATGTTTAATTTGGGCATGAATGACATGATTGTGTATAGATAATTGtaatatatctatattttttGTAAGTCCACACTGTATATATGGCCAGCATAAGTCATATTGCATCTCAGAATTTCAGCTAATATATTCCTGAATCTCCAGAATATTTCTGATGATATTTGATATGTAGGACCAATTTACTTCCatctctttttctttttacctGTTTCCATTTCCTACAAACTACAGATGTTGCAGTTGTCCGTGCTTCAGAATTCAGAGGTCATGTAGCGTGACGGAGAACACGGGCTGGCTTGTGCTCTTTCTGTGTTCTCGTCCTCAGTTGTTGGGCGGTAATATATTTCAGTCCACTTTTTGCACAATGCCGTGTAACTATTTATTTGATTGTTGCCATTAGGACTGTGGGGAGATGGGGAATCAGGAAGCATTATGTTTAGCATCAGTTTTCcatgttgggtttttttttgttaaattgttTTGATTCTTTCCTTTAGCGGTCAGTCACGCCAAACCTGCTTGTTGATTTCCTTAACTTTCTTGCGAGATCCATGTTCTCTACTGATGTTACAGTaagacttttttgtttttgtactaAACTATAAAACTAAGACCTGTGTGCTTTTGTCTTGGGTTTATTTTGGCCGATGGTACCGATTTGACTCAGTTTAGATTAAAATACAATAATTATGAAAAGTATAAAGCTTGTTGCTTTATTACAGCCTTTGGTTTTACAGACTATTTGGTGGGTTTGTATCtttgtttcatttcactttttttttacttttctagCACTTGGGGATCTGCTCCTGTtgttaaagtgctttataaataaatttgatataagaacataagaacataagaactatacaaacgagaggaggccattcggcccatcaagctcgcttggggagaacttaactaatagctcagagttgttaaaatcttatctagctctgatttaaaggaacctaaggatttagcttgcactacgttatcaggaagactattccatactctaactacccGCTgcgtaaagaagtgcttccttaaatccagtttaaaatgttctcccgctaatttccacctatggccacgagttcttgcaTTTGAAcaaatgctgaagtaactatttggttgaacagcatccaagcCTGtcagaatcttatagacctgaatcatgtcccccctcagtctcctttgcttgaggctgaacagatttagctcaactaacctttcctcgtatgacattcctctaagaccaggaatcatttttgtggccctacgctgcaccttttctaaggctgcaatgtcctttttaagataaggtgaccaaacctgcacacaatattctaggtgaggtctcaccaaggaattgtataatctcagcattacctcccttgacttaaactccacacacctagagatataccccaacatcctattggcctttttaattgcttccccacactggagAGAGTGGGACaaggaagcatcaacatacacaccaaggtctctctcataatcagctacctttatttcagtaggacCCATAAAacacctgtactttatattcctgctccctacatggattaccttacatttgtctatgttaaatttcatctgccaggtatcagcccagtcactaattaaatcaagatcccgctgtagctgctgtgctgctagttcagtatctgctacaccacccaccttggtgtcatctgcaaatttcaccagtttgcTGTATATATtagtgtctatatcatttatgtaaattaggaacaatagtggtcctaataATTTGGTcataatttgatttgatttaaaAGTACAAAGGAATTCTCTTCTATCTTTAAATATATGAACACTTGACCTATAACTGTGGAATAAAACGTCTCACTATATTACCTAAGTTTATGACTTACTCTTAAACAAAAGCACTAACCTTTTGCTTCATATGGATTCAGGCATGGGCACAGGCTGGGAAATGCTGTGAATCGATGTCTGTTAGGGCTTTAACATTACACGGTATTTTATCGAATTCTATCGGTACGCCACTGACGGTTCCATATGCACACGCGAACTGGGGTATTGTGATATGCCTGTTATTTTCCTGTATGTACTGGCGCGCATATAACATGGTATTTTCCCCCCAAAAGAgcacatcaaaaaaaaaaaactggggtTGCCTTATTTTTGAGggataaaatttaaatgtcattatacAACAGCAGGTGGCGTAAATTATCCGCCTCCATTCTCAAGATAGCCGCATACTTCAAACGTAATCGAGGTCGTTTCAGCAATACGCAGCCGTATGAGCGCCGACGGAGTCTGACGCCGTGGGGTTGGTCAGCAGCCGGCATGCTTTATACCGCACCACCTTTATCTGTAAATGGTGTCAGTTAATTTGTGTATTCATGCATTTAAGTTAATTGTAGATGTCATAACTATCTAATGTTTGCCGTTAAATGCGTGAGTTTTGTTAGCGTGTAGCCGTGAGTGTCATGTTAACTGCTGGTTTCCTTTTCTGTGTTGGTGTAGTATTAAACCAGTAGTGGCTGTTAAAGAGTGCTTCATTTTAAAAGGGCTGTCATCTTCTTTATTAACCTTTAGATCAGCTCTTcgaacccaggtgtgaggactctttgGGCAATCAGTCCCCTAATTAGTGATCTAATTAGGGacttgcagcgaaaacccgcatacacaccagccctttgcggataagatcgGCCACCCCTGATCTTCACTGACTGCTTCGATTGCCTGTGGAACATAACTTCGTATATGTActtgtcaaatattttttttttctttacaaaggTAACTTTTGGAATACGAAATATTTTCTTCCaaaaatttatttaatatatcTGCAGCTGTTGTACATGCTAGGTACACTGTTCATTTAAAATAGTATAGACAAAATACCAATAGTTATATAGTTCTTAAATTTAAGAAGCACTTTTGTCGGAATGATGATTACATACAGTAGAGACATAAACTAGGCCTAGTTAGCCTGCCAAACAGTTCTTCAACATGTTGAAtgttgtaaattaccatttcactTCAAACATTAAGCTCAGTGCATCTGGTCCCTTTGCCTAAATATTTGCTACAATTTTAATGCTACTCTGATATCCATATGTGAAAAAATACAGTCGACCACTGAACAACACATAATGAACCGAACTAAGGGTCAGTCACATCAAAAAATACGTGCGACAAACGGTATGTGTACCTTCCACTTTAGTGCCAACTCTTCAAATGCACattgtacacacacatatatagtgCAGGTCCACTTTTATACAGATTTTATTTTCAGTAAGTATATTGGATTTTCTTGTGCCGTGGATGtcataaatgcacaaatatataCTGGCATATTTTTTCTCATTAAGATAAATGTGGTATCACACAAATCTATTGCATAAAAAAACtattaatgtaatttttttgacaTTCTTTCCCATCAATACCATGAGGGCTAGATCATTTTGTAGTTCGTGTCAAAAGTGAATGGATTGCCAATAGAATACACAGTGGACTGCTTCACAACAGATGGCAGTATTTAAGTAAGCAGTATAAAGTTGACACTAAAGTGGATGGTAAAGATTTCGTTTGTAGCATGTATTGCTTGATGTGACCGACCCTTCGTTGGGTTCATTGCGGGGAGGGGCAGTCATTGGCTGCACAGCCCACACAACAGTCTACACCCTgagtgggatgccagtctatcacaggaatCAGAcaatatgggcaatttagagatgccaggcagcctaactgcatgtctgtggGATGCTGGAGGAGACCAGAGACCAGAGCATCTGAGGGAGCTGTTCATGGTAGACAGTGAAAATGGCATGCACTCAAAGTCTAACTGGCATTCAAGCCGGCCAAGctggagatgtgaggcagcTAGTCTCCATTTCAGTTTGCTGGCCTTTTGGGATCTTTCTGCTCTCTCAAGAGACCCCCATAAATCACTGGTGTCGGCCAGCAGCCTCGGCCCGGCTGCCGCCACATTCATCATCTCTGTGCTGCAGCATAATGGCTTGTGTACCGTAGTTCATTTTAGATACATTtccatgttttatttaataaaaaacagtTGACATAATGAAGAAATTCTCTTCTCTTACTTCAGTATGATGAAGATTACTGACCCTGATCTTTCTAAAATGTTTGTCCTGGTATCCGTCACCTTGATAGCATAGTCATATTTATCCTGGTATTTTCAGCTCTTCCAGAGTAAAATATTTATTGGTATTAACAAGAACAAATGGGGAACTGCAGACATCCTCACAACAAGTTGGCAGGACTATTCCACAGCTGCCCAGGCtaaattattttcatttcaggGGACCTGATTTAGCCATTCGGTCTGAAGTGCAGTCTCTCAGCAAAGTCACATGCTGTTAGGTATAAGGTGATATCAGGAAGGCTTTACTCCTCAGGAGTGAGTGCAGATACTTTTATGGAGCTAAAGCTAGAGTCTAGGCCGTCATCTATAAAtggaatacaataaaaatgtgcTTATGATTATTTCATGTCTGGAGCTCCTAGCGGCTGACAGCCAAGCAGATGCTGTTCAGATCCTGATTGATATCATGGCGCTATCTTTGCATCCTTACCCTGCTGTAAGGCCTTTTTTCTGCATGTGACCTCCACAACATCCCTACCAGAATAATTCTATCCCAAGCTGACGTTTATTTTTAAGCTACTGCTCAAGTTTTGTTAGGAGctatgaccctgtactggatatgtGGCAGGGAAGATGAATGAATTAAGCTGCATATAAACTACTAGGGCACTTAAGCGCAGCTctaaacttaaaaaaatcattGCTTAGCAGTTCTATCCATGACCGTTTCTAAAAGCCAGTGTTCTTGAGATACCCCTGGTATCTATGCACATATGACTCATCTGTGGTGTCTTTGCAGTGAGAGTAAATGAAGTGGATGTCCAATTGCTGTCATGGTCCTTTGATGGGAAAATGGAAGGGAAATGACAGGCAGTCTAATCTGATCATGaaataatgcatttgtagaTGTGGCTCTTCAGCTGTGAGTTACTTGGAGGACATAAGAACCTGGCAGGGCAGCTTACCCTCGTCAAAGGCAGTCTAGCATGGAATGCCTCACGAATCTTTTAATTGTCCTCTAGGTTCTGCCAGGTGATAAGTTAAGGGATTTTAGCCTGATGATATTTTAACTGGAGAGGTATAAGCCTGATGGTTTTCTTAACTCAAGCAATGCATAATATCACTGACAACCTGTCGCTCATTATGAATATTGTAAGTGTCAGAAAGCCCAGTGAGATTCTTATTATGATCTGAATTTGCAGAGTAAACGGCACTCTGATGACTTTAATATGATGTATTTATTTAAGTATTGCTGGCTTTCCAGCAGAAGAGATACGAAAGTAGGGTTTTACCCTGAATTTGCTCTAATACGGCGGTATCCAACCTTCCATACACCATAGACTGgtttcatgtaaaacaattttcCACGGACCGGTGAATGCAGTCAAAGTAAAGTATATATCACAATTAGCCTTAGTCTTGTAGTGCTTTAACAATTATTAATTCCCGACATTCCCAAAGGAGcccactgtaaaaaaaaatgacgggTCACATTCATTTCCATTACTTACCAAGCATTTAAGCGGTATGTTGAGGAAATAACagttttttaaaatcattgaaTGCATTAGCTGTCTATAGTAAATACTAACTAATTACAACTAACAGTTACAAACAAAGGTAGGTTGGCCAGTTATCCAGGCTAAGGTTCCCATTTCACTGATGAGCTGCCAGTTACTGCTAACACAGGGTAACACTACATATTACATAATTGTCTGGTTATCAAAGGGTTCATGATTACGGTTAGCTGCACTGCTAGTATGTTAATAGATCTGATTAAAATATCAGTTTACAGTTCTcctgggtcacatgactctcaATGAAATAAATGAGAAAGTTCTGTTTGTCCATATTGACCTATGTTTGCTACCCTTTTTACCCTACTCCCAGGCTGCGTTGCTATAGTGCGAGGTGAGAATGGGACACGACATAGTGGTAGTGGTTGCAATGTCTGTCCAATGTAGCTTGTTTGTATGTGAGGTATTTCCCGAAAAAGAGAAtgctaataataaaattaaaatacagtcCCCGCTTTGCCAATAAGTTGCAAAGTGTAAGCACAAAAATCcccccaaaaagaaaaataaaatgaaatatcactatttgcatttaaattctACACTCATGCATGAGTCACttgtgaaaaattaaaaagattTTTAATTTGACTTTTAATTTCATactttgtgtttttcattttccatttactttttcattttcctgttgacaacatgcaaaaatattttaactggAGCCAGGGCTGGGTGGAGCTATGGGTCAGAGAGTCTCTTCAAAAATATGGTTATTTGTGGCACCTCTCTTTCTCAGCAGCTCTGCTCTGGGGGATGTTTCGGTCATTTTTCAGAATAACGCACTCTGCACACTCTGACAGTCAATGCAATGGAAATAGTTTCTTATTCTTTCTGTGCGGCCAAGACCCAGATGATCCATGGCCCTGTACATGAGTCGCCTGGTGCTTGATGATGTTGCTCTAAGCTACACAAGGCTGGTTCTTCTCAACTTAAATTAAAAGCAGAGTCAGACTTTCTTTGCACTAGTTGTAGTACCTCTGTATTGCACAACACGAATATCCCCACAATACAATTGCTTATACCTATCTAATAGGAGAATCGATATTTTAAACACACTCATCCAGATTACTCTTCCATCAAGGGATGTTTGAAACGACTTTAAAATTAATGTGAATCATTACCAGGGTAAGTCAGTGAGCAGCATTAAAGCTTGGAATCTCTAGGCTCACATCTGCTATGTGTTTGGAGTTTCCATGCCCTGTTTAGCAAGTACTGAGGTGTCCTCCTGCTTTCAGGCTATATGCAATCTCCTAATTGCCCGtcgtctgcatgtgtgtgggtgtgtacaCATGCACTGTGGAGACCAAATGTGATCAAACCAATTTTTggtcccacaaggggaaactcaattatataaaaatctgtgtaTCAAAAAATTatcaaaagtattttgtttgattaagattaagattctCCTTGTTGGGATTAGGTATTCCCCATAACAATTAATGGATGGTTCCCACAAAAAATATGGGGGGGACGTTTCAGGATGCCCccagcctggtgccctgtgctgctgaGAATAGACTCCAGGCCTGCTCACCTATGAGATTCAAAATAGCACATAAAACTAGCACTTTAAATATGTATACATttagtttattttcatgtttgtCGTATTACACAAGGCTCTGAATGGTACAATAAATGATCACAGATTGCTTATAAATAAAGACCATGTTACTGTTTCTGCATCATTGGACGTGAGACCTCACTTTGGTACCAGCTTCAGGAAAGAATCATTCTCTTTCCTTTGTCATTTAGAATCATTCCCAACAGCTAAGGACTCCTCAAATTTCCATACACATTTATTGCAGcaaaaaattaagtataatgCAAAGTATAAAAAATACCAATTTCCAATAACATTTGTCCAGGCAAAAACAGTACATGCGCATTATTTGCAGATCTAATAAGGGAAACAACAGAATATGTCAGAGCAAAGTTATATTCACTCACCTAGGAATGTAGTATTAGCACCTTGCTGGGATATTGTAGCAACACCATTACTTAgattaatgcctttataatggtaaaatacagtatatgcatcAGAGGAACACTAGCAGGTCATTCAAGGTATATGATGGTTGGTTGGTTGATGTTTTTTGTGTAACTTTTATGAAGTTAAATCAGCATAAGAAGCCAATATCTCATTCCTTACACTGTTATGATAAAACTTAATTCATTTTAGTTAATTTTAtctaattaattatttacattCTGGTCCTTAAGCAGGAGTTTGCTGAATTTTCTACAACCTTTTTCTTTTGATTAAGCTCAAATGTGAGGGATCATTCTGATTTGATAATTTTTGTTTAAAGGAAATTGACCAGACTGCAGTGATCCACGTCCAAGATTTAGGAGACTTTAACTGACACACAAACTCCTAAATGTTAAGATATTCTCATCTCTGGGTTTTTGTCAGGCTTGCAAGCCAGACTATCTGCAAAGGGATCTAGAAAGATATAATAATACATCATGATTAATTACCCTTATAGTCTTTAAATTTCCATCGGTGctgataatacattttaaactCTGTCTTTTTCCGAAATAAAAGCAGGAAGAAATTCCAGCGACTGGTAGCTGCTGAAAGTATTCAGACATTTGTCTTTTGCAGGTTAATGACTAAATGAAACTGATAAAGAAAGCATACAAAAATAATGGAATTAATAAAAATGGCTGACGTGATGGTTAGACATATCCATATGCAAACCTGGTTAAGGCCATTTTGCTGGGTACGATGATTTTGATACAGCAGTTAGCAACAACTGTGCAAAACATGTGGAAGAAATTTCTGAACTCTGTGTTGAAGACGGTGTAGATGATAGGGTTGAGGGCACTGTTGACATAACCCAACCAGGTGACGGTGCTCATCAGGTAGGGCGAGATGTAACAGGACTGACAGAGGACGCGCATGGTGTGGACGACGAAGAACGGTGTCCAGCAGAAGAGGAAAACGCCTAAAAATGGAGGGGAAGACTGCTGACTAGAAGCACGATTTCGACATGAATAACCAATTATGACAACTGTACTTGAAAACAGTGCTCTGGTCAACTACCCTTAGTACCTGGTCACTTAGTTATGAGGTATTTAACTGAATAATTCTATGAATATGAAGCTTAAAGTGTCTCTAATCTCCAGACACATACAGATGCTGGGTGGAAAACTAAGCAAAATGGACCCAAACATAGATGAATATATATTTGGTGTCTAACCTTCTCTTACAATGAACTTAGTGAATAATTCAGAACTTTTAATGGAGTGTCTATAAATACCTATATGACAGATGGACATATAAACAGCCGAGATTTTAGTTCAGTTCGGAAAATGTGCATTTCCTTACAAAAGCAGATGTTTCAGCCAGTTCAGGGTCCTTGTTTGAGAATCTTATAATTGGAACTGaaatttcaagttttaaaagTGCCTTAAGCAGCTGATTTGGCCTTGCTGAGGTTACAGAGAATTGATGGCATATCGGTGTCACCATCATCAGATCATGGCAGAGGGAATGGTACATAATGGAGAGTGACTATGACACTGCACAGAGGCTTACTGAGCTGCGCTgctgtctcacacctccagggggGGCTTTGCAACCTACCTCTGCTCTTTGTATGCAAGTTTGCGTGCTCTCCCCTTGTCATATGGGTTTCCTTGCACAGTCCAATGACTAACTGGTGTCTCTTACAATGAACAAACGTGTGCGtgcaccccagccctgtgccctgtgatggactggcatcatgtccagggtgtcccctgccctgtgccctgtgagtgGACTGGCAGtcatgtccagggtgtccctgccctatGCCCAAAGTACACACCAAAGGGAGTAACTAtcaccacagaaaccactcatctcaTATCTGCCTGAAATGCCTCATTGGAATTCCAGCCCTGACTTCcgtgacatggtgaggtcaccttgTAATAAGAATTTTTACtggctgcctacctgcaaggatctgtctgcagactgcaagACAGGGGTGGAATGTGtagggcaagctgaccaatcagagcacactggGGTCATCTGGAGTGGGACTTAAAGCTCTAACAGAGCATTTCAGACAGAGTAATAGACATGTACAGTGTGAGAAAAATTGTTTTGTTGGAACACCGAAGCAAGTAAATCTATTCTAGTAggcataaaataaaattatgagcagtgaaaatgagcataaATGAGCcctttttaatataatatgaaTTTAATATCATATGTTTTGTGCCCTGTCTTTTCTGGGATTTGGATACTTGAAAAAGTGTTGTCTAAGATGGTTGGTTGGAATTATACAATTTTAATAGCCGGGCTTTAAATGGTATGATAAATCTTATATTTCGGTAGCTAATTATAATTAGACTCAATTTGGTATAATTCAGTATTTCAAAAAGTATAGCTTTTtgcttttatgttttattgtattgtgtGGTTAATATTCCCATACAACAGACAAGTAAAATTAAGATGCCTTGCATGAAATTAATGGcagttatttatttgttatcaAGCTCTATTTAGTGTCACTTATTGAATGACTGTATTTTCTGTTATGTGGGAATTGaccagtattttattttttcatgacAAATCTCATTAATGGGTTAGTGTAGCCTTATAGGGAATATGGAAATGGATTATGGTTAAAAGTTTTGCAGATGCGTCTATTTTGTGGAATCAGCCTAAAACACTCTTTGTTTTGAAGTCTGAATTCCTTTCTGGATGAAAACATCTTGAGATTTAAAGTGTTGTTCCATTCTGCTCACAGGATGAAAGTGCTGAATGATAAATACTGGATCCTGTGCGAT
Proteins encoded in this region:
- the bet1l gene encoding BET1-like protein is translated as MADWNRGHGAVDDMLDAENQLLAENLASKVSRLKSLAYDIDKDAEEQNSYLDGMDSNFLSATGLLTGSVKRFSTMVRSGRDNRKILCYVSVGLVLVFFLLYYLVTRTQT